A genomic stretch from Telmatocola sphagniphila includes:
- a CDS encoding serine/threonine-protein kinase translates to MQIWNPRANELFLKALLVDNAQMRGRFLDAECAENIQLRKQVESLLEASELAGDFLEEPAAPTFVPKILHQHSASQFTDPGIESGTVVAGRYRLVDEIGGGGMGSVWAALQLEPIKRKVAVKLIKPGLDSKGLLARFEAERQALALMDHPNIAKVLDGGVTSSGRPFLVMELVLGKSITQYCDEHNLPPRERLALLIPVCEAVQHAHQKGIIHRDLKPTNVLVTEQEGKPVPKVIDFGVAKAVGQDLTESTLVTGLGTVIGTLEYMSPEQANLDSLDIDSRADIYSLGVLIYELLTGTTPLTRQRIKKTTLLDNLRLIREEDPPRPSLRLMEPGESSPAKLDYRLVAAAKWSRELHGELDSIVMKALEKDRTRRYASANCLARDLERYLNDEPVEACPPSRAYRFRKMARRHKALLSAVAAICLLLIAGITVSTILAFRASRANERAREMAKAEAGQRERAEAKGREVSAVLHFLENNVLAAGRPVADNGLGNEVTLRRAIDSAVPEIGVAFKDQPLIEASVRTVIGMSYRRLGEPALAIPQLKRACSLYTDVLGAESEKALFATKTLGEAYQESGSWNQAQELYEDVLQRMREHLGPHHRDTLWSMNNLAGIYSLRGQHKEAIALHIETQLLMKEHLGEFDLTTIGQRHNLGLVYQAARQMDLAMPILEETARSTQEQFPKHPNVLFFKDNLASAYEDAGRLERAVALREELLPLETDQLGVSHPLRLRGMRRLMETYQRTKQLDKAVEVGEKLYTAYRTKFSFESAEVRWCVGFLVECNIASGHRDRAIGVLERFYDGLIILGSTGKLDLNDLAASIVRQLVNLCEDCGRTNEAAKWRRELELRKKTMP, encoded by the coding sequence ATGCAGATCTGGAACCCCCGAGCTAACGAATTGTTCCTCAAGGCTCTCCTTGTCGACAACGCCCAGATGCGTGGACGATTTCTCGATGCGGAGTGCGCGGAGAATATTCAGCTCCGGAAGCAGGTGGAATCGTTACTTGAAGCAAGCGAGTTGGCCGGCGACTTTCTCGAGGAACCGGCTGCTCCCACGTTTGTGCCCAAAATTCTCCATCAACACTCCGCTTCTCAATTTACCGATCCAGGAATCGAATCCGGAACTGTTGTTGCGGGCCGCTACAGACTCGTCGATGAAATCGGCGGCGGCGGAATGGGCTCGGTATGGGCTGCACTCCAGTTGGAGCCCATAAAGCGGAAGGTTGCCGTTAAATTAATCAAGCCGGGGCTGGATTCCAAAGGGCTGCTCGCTCGCTTCGAGGCGGAACGCCAAGCCCTGGCGCTTATGGATCACCCGAATATCGCCAAAGTCCTTGACGGTGGCGTGACTTCTTCGGGGAGACCTTTCCTCGTGATGGAACTGGTCCTGGGCAAATCGATCACGCAATACTGCGATGAACATAATCTTCCACCTCGCGAGCGACTGGCTTTGCTGATACCCGTCTGCGAGGCCGTGCAGCATGCCCACCAGAAAGGAATAATTCACCGCGATCTGAAGCCGACCAATGTCCTCGTCACTGAGCAGGAAGGAAAACCCGTCCCAAAGGTTATCGATTTCGGGGTGGCCAAAGCCGTCGGTCAGGATCTGACGGAAAGTACGCTCGTGACCGGTCTGGGAACAGTGATCGGCACACTAGAATACATGAGCCCGGAGCAGGCGAATCTCGACTCCCTGGATATCGATTCTCGGGCCGACATTTATTCTCTGGGCGTACTCATCTACGAATTGTTGACCGGTACAACCCCGCTGACGAGACAGCGAATCAAAAAAACCACTCTGCTTGATAATCTCCGTCTCATTCGCGAGGAAGATCCGCCGCGTCCGAGCCTCCGTTTAATGGAGCCCGGGGAGAGTTCTCCGGCGAAGCTGGACTATCGACTGGTCGCCGCCGCGAAATGGAGTCGGGAGCTTCATGGAGAACTCGACTCGATCGTGATGAAAGCTCTCGAGAAAGATCGGACGCGACGCTATGCCTCCGCCAATTGCTTGGCACGCGATCTGGAGCGATATCTCAACGATGAGCCTGTCGAAGCCTGTCCTCCGAGCCGGGCTTATCGCTTTCGGAAAATGGCCCGTCGACACAAAGCGCTTTTGTCCGCCGTAGCGGCGATCTGCCTGCTGCTGATCGCTGGTATCACCGTAAGCACAATACTGGCTTTTCGCGCTTCTCGAGCGAATGAGAGGGCACGGGAGATGGCTAAGGCCGAGGCCGGGCAGCGGGAAAGGGCGGAAGCCAAAGGTCGCGAAGTCTCGGCCGTGCTGCATTTTCTTGAAAACAATGTTTTAGCAGCCGGGCGACCGGTCGCCGACAACGGGCTGGGAAACGAGGTGACGCTTCGCAGAGCAATCGATTCCGCGGTGCCCGAAATTGGCGTTGCGTTCAAGGATCAACCGCTCATCGAGGCTTCCGTTCGAACGGTGATCGGAATGAGTTATCGCCGATTAGGAGAGCCTGCTTTGGCTATTCCTCAGCTGAAACGAGCGTGCTCGCTGTATACGGATGTGCTGGGTGCGGAGAGCGAGAAAGCCCTCTTTGCTACGAAAACTTTGGGAGAAGCGTATCAAGAATCCGGTTCCTGGAATCAGGCCCAGGAGCTATACGAAGACGTACTTCAGAGGATGCGGGAACACCTCGGGCCCCACCATCGAGATACGCTCTGGAGCATGAACAATCTTGCGGGAATCTACTCCCTCAGAGGTCAGCACAAAGAGGCGATAGCTCTTCACATCGAAACTCAACTGCTGATGAAAGAGCATCTGGGCGAGTTCGACTTGACCACCATCGGGCAACGTCACAATCTCGGGTTGGTTTATCAGGCGGCCCGACAGATGGATCTAGCGATGCCCATTCTGGAGGAGACGGCGAGAAGTACGCAAGAACAGTTTCCGAAGCACCCCAATGTCTTATTCTTCAAGGATAATTTGGCTTCGGCTTACGAGGACGCCGGCCGACTCGAGCGGGCGGTTGCCCTGAGAGAGGAACTGCTGCCTCTGGAAACGGACCAATTGGGCGTTTCGCATCCACTAAGACTCAGAGGAATGCGACGCCTGATGGAAACATATCAGCGCACGAAACAACTCGACAAAGCAGTCGAAGTGGGAGAAAAACTCTACACGGCTTATAGGACAAAATTTTCCTTCGAATCGGCGGAAGTTCGCTGGTGCGTCGGCTTCCTTGTGGAGTGCAATATCGCTTCGGGTCACAGAGATCGTGCCATCGGTGTTCTCGAGCGATTTTACGACGGTTTGATAATTCTGGGTAGCACTGGGAAACTGGATCTCAATGATCTGGCTGCCTCTATTGTCCGCCAACTGGTCAATTTGTGTGAAGACTGTGGCCGGACAAATGAAGCCGCGAAGTGGCGCAGGGAACTGGAACTGCGAAAAAAAACTATGCCTTAA
- a CDS encoding DUF4214 domain-containing protein — MASPLSWLKRCWVDQALSVKPVRRHKLGVQLLEDRVVPANVDVFYNVGYGPYADLQFQGNFPATTPQTTTVTSTSAVTAGFYVPGGEVKGNFVPFFSFPNGLTLSNLSFSNSNNSFFGTVTISTQVMAAILSNGSQTTNQTLVDTGTGNPYLFTMSDLVNDTDIKIPNADAVPFQIGGQTFVPGDFFVNYSTSSGHTYDSAYLSLGGVLGLSGFTNAGLQIPASSLAINENPFYPSTSAFTFIPGVYAPNNTFSILPVFQDANGGSGPFTFTLDGLTFQSSALTATVAYSGSGGYAGEVYPFNITGTATAEFDVGSASVTFGTQAQYSGGLQYNNGQLSILQSLQNLEYQPANPLPLFTINSLTIGDQSFTAYPQIQSPGLFLGFNTTENQFTIQGMAQTVLTPGVTQIILLGVNEQGGANQAYPPYPSGSTYEPPPGTYQSPWTITNGALDPISFQVTLVNFGGLSFFGNLTAIYDENSASFDLSGSATASLQGGHAQVTFGSSPPGIVANNGTVSSISFSLNSLTLGGITYTPAAVDGLSPMSAVYDPNSQAFSFVGGATTPQGNADLGADGTSGFVLDSNGNVTASTYNFFSPSGSVSLNGLTYNVTNLTASFNPTSGTTIFQGQATIPVSGQNLTISGTGTNYIFGIDQNGNSLSNFQVAGPLSVQPLTFTPYGLYSQAVNATTIALLGTASLTLDGQVIPVTLGVGQGVQIVNGVISSVSFSTPSINVAGVQIQSTSGFVWSSNFSQSTLAYTIQGSFNLNADGLIIGPVTGNFNYTQDPTTGNGVVTLASNTYTFANTQTLDNVVFNPGTLSVTYDPVQNQFTFSGTGNYFGQAITVGGAGNPSISLVNGNLQLNGFNPPPLEDVQLPSLGDINISGLNQVVNPDLSVTVTGSTTLQVGSATFSLNLGGGGTTGLTFSVSNGQAQIISLGAQLTGKFTVGNLTINVESLTLEYDVPSDTITIDGTANATFKAASQTIKVELQLGEGTTPGIVLQNGQLQSLEASITSDFSLFGVKVHIKDAGVEYDSTNSSFGIFGTVILTTAPKGGHSVLNNFGVSLGSGPDDPGIEIVDGSLQSLDIELDGSIDLDGVTATSKGLTLQYDSAASTLQITGGLQVSLASGFTGTVSLPGQGLLINTSDGSVQLLGLEIKIADLKLGPIGIQDLEFEYAQDSQGNTTISGSGMVSLPGGITVGGSFEISNGQLSEIGISFSRTPGIPIGDFGYITSISGQVSGLNDLADDFEFDGSVTGTFGPSIKIYNKTEAAATVTGSIKINAKMMEIDGDIEYLGGLYGKGSGKAIFYFTGPNLINISGSSTIISIPPYGSVLTGNLAFDLDKSGDITFNGGFNVTVPSNIPKIGGKSLGTLTVYLQIRPEQSASNSYAQFTASVTVIVKISATLKVDLTGEVQGSVSADLGIFGTYSAGFSFYLPGTRTVIVDGSGAPVTYQIAPDTSPASDSPPTLALSASPESGSPAADIDYTGTTSYPTDTTIDIYADTNSSGYNGQLIASDLPFKAGQQSFEWDDFAEFASQPYDPTKPIYFYGVIKDGTNPPVYTAYTSGIIPPDYDPTVTVPTIQNTSSNTPIEFSSASGNAIVVTDPMEEFDNNAQVQVIVHANSGSFQVSNFQGDVTLSGQGSNELTLVGPGFDVSQELDGMIYTPQPGAFFKDSVQVAVSRYQGEFTTPITSNFGVTIYPLSLVLGDPNAGNPNDTQTPSPATNVSYTLGSGPAPLLEQLQVEDAEDGMIRGASVSISNYVQGQDFLILPLKFQQQTGITATFNMATGVLSLSGTEPVNMYQIALDDVQYNSSGTPSNESLVIALGDDSGNQASLTEPIVTKANNSPPVVAPLGIGLLYMQGDAPAALDPGITVSNPQGGQIVAAVISFYPATYNPGEDELLFTNQNGISGAFDSAKGVLTLSGNATAADYTAALQSIQYVDLSGSVTPGFRELTVSVINDNSTKNFANATERLQVSSSASVPQTPVVTLSTANVTASTRTNAVVLDKGLTVSDSEAATLLGAHVAISGNYSPGEDSLNATQLFGGIQESFDVNTGILTLSGESSVYDYQIALASVTFTDLVQARSGLPRTISFSVNDGLTPSANATLTLTVPVIPYVTTGFVNLQVTAGRTAFAIDPTVTINYSGATLSGATISFPGVYFSDEDQLIFTNQNGITGNFDSATGVLSLSGTASIADYQTALQSIEYYNSRVNPIAGSREVDFSISDGSVTSLPAYVVVDVNAADVPPTLSVPPNTLQFVQNGTPLPVAPTLSIQDPDPALPDGSGQHTIYNASVSIGNYVPGEDLLSFTPSGGITGTFNATQGILQLSGAATEAQYEAVLESVQYQDVSPAPVTTPRTITFSINDGMASVDTVNVTVDVKSLLIPPTQTAGSINPLNLLTNAAPISLGLGSLNFATPSTKEPYLIYTVTQVPGAIGQVMFSDGTVAAAGQTYTLAQIQSANFEPKLNASGSGNFTFTVAGFNPILNQPDPTALTRSVPITVSGTTTKTSNELFVAQLYRDLLNRNGSLAELDGWAVQLDAGVAPSTVVTGIESSKEYRADQINALYESLLHRSVDVSGQTSYLGDMQKGATIEQIRVDIASSPEFYRTQGNSSPTGFVEVLYQDILNRTVSTTEAAGWIQQFTKNNNRVSVVEGIANSSEAFQDRTLLLYQQLLRRQPEQSGLTSNATQMAKTGEAAVVATMAGSVEYYSRYTGGPDSDLRSDASGNSASVSTNSSATSDSSQPLNEEGNAATTTGFASVGIVNFSGQGVGGGTLIAPRFVLTAAHVIDGRDPSTLTFTVGGATYNVAKVFEYPEYDPAEIGTNAANDIAVLELTKSVLNVAPSPINESVPAAGQLLTLVGFGARDGDAFGVKHKGTTPIGNVTSTLLTWTYQNNQQDDTVVGDSGSPEFVLKNGVYYIAGITSGGTQTNSSFGDNEYNTRVDVYASWIDSIAGL; from the coding sequence ATGGCAAGTCCCCTGAGTTGGTTGAAGCGTTGCTGGGTCGATCAGGCTCTCTCTGTCAAGCCAGTGCGTCGTCACAAACTGGGCGTGCAATTGCTCGAAGATCGTGTGGTCCCCGCAAATGTAGATGTTTTCTACAATGTGGGTTACGGACCTTATGCAGATCTGCAATTCCAGGGAAATTTCCCGGCCACGACACCACAAACGACAACGGTGACTTCCACTTCGGCAGTCACGGCCGGGTTCTATGTGCCCGGCGGTGAAGTGAAAGGGAATTTCGTACCCTTCTTTTCATTTCCTAATGGATTGACACTCAGCAACCTATCCTTCAGCAATAGCAATAACAGTTTTTTTGGCACCGTTACGATATCCACTCAAGTGATGGCGGCCATTCTTTCGAACGGTTCACAAACCACTAATCAAACTCTTGTCGATACCGGAACGGGAAATCCTTATTTGTTTACGATGAGCGATCTCGTCAACGATACCGACATCAAGATTCCGAACGCCGATGCGGTACCTTTCCAGATCGGCGGACAGACTTTTGTGCCGGGCGACTTTTTCGTCAATTACAGCACTTCTTCTGGCCATACCTACGATTCGGCGTATTTATCGTTGGGGGGGGTTTTGGGTTTGTCCGGCTTCACCAATGCGGGACTACAGATCCCGGCGTCCTCTTTGGCCATTAACGAGAATCCATTCTATCCCAGTACATCTGCTTTTACTTTCATTCCTGGCGTCTATGCCCCTAACAACACTTTCTCCATCTTGCCAGTTTTTCAGGATGCCAACGGAGGTTCCGGACCCTTTACCTTTACACTCGACGGCTTGACGTTTCAATCGAGCGCCTTGACCGCGACCGTCGCTTATTCCGGCTCCGGCGGCTATGCCGGTGAGGTTTATCCCTTCAATATCACTGGAACCGCGACTGCAGAATTCGATGTCGGTTCTGCGAGTGTCACCTTCGGAACTCAAGCGCAGTACTCCGGAGGTTTGCAGTACAACAATGGGCAACTGAGCATTCTTCAGTCGTTGCAAAACTTGGAGTATCAACCCGCGAACCCGCTCCCGCTTTTTACGATCAATAGCCTGACCATCGGGGATCAGAGCTTCACAGCCTACCCTCAGATCCAGTCACCGGGGTTGTTCTTGGGTTTTAACACGACGGAAAATCAGTTCACTATTCAGGGGATGGCGCAGACGGTTCTGACACCCGGGGTCACACAAATCATCCTACTCGGGGTAAACGAGCAGGGGGGGGCAAATCAGGCGTATCCGCCTTATCCGTCAGGCTCAACATATGAACCGCCTCCAGGCACCTATCAATCCCCTTGGACTATAACCAACGGAGCTTTGGATCCTATATCCTTCCAGGTGACGCTGGTCAATTTCGGCGGACTTTCGTTCTTTGGAAACTTGACCGCGATTTACGATGAGAATTCCGCATCCTTCGATCTCTCGGGTAGTGCCACGGCAAGTTTGCAGGGTGGTCATGCGCAGGTGACGTTTGGCTCCTCTCCTCCGGGGATCGTTGCGAATAACGGCACGGTCAGCAGCATCAGTTTTTCGCTCAACAGCCTCACACTTGGCGGCATAACCTACACTCCCGCGGCCGTGGACGGTTTGTCGCCGATGAGCGCGGTTTACGATCCCAACAGCCAGGCGTTCTCTTTTGTAGGCGGCGCCACGACACCGCAAGGCAACGCCGATCTTGGGGCCGACGGCACTAGCGGATTCGTTCTGGACAGCAATGGCAATGTAACCGCATCGACTTATAATTTCTTCAGTCCGTCGGGGAGCGTCTCCCTGAATGGGCTTACTTATAATGTCACCAATCTAACTGCGTCCTTCAATCCGACCAGTGGCACCACGATATTCCAGGGCCAGGCTACCATCCCAGTCTCCGGTCAAAATCTGACGATTTCCGGAACGGGAACCAATTACATCTTTGGCATCGATCAAAACGGCAACAGTCTGTCGAACTTCCAGGTGGCAGGTCCCTTGAGCGTGCAGCCCTTGACGTTCACGCCGTACGGCCTGTACAGTCAGGCCGTCAACGCGACGACGATTGCTCTTCTGGGCACTGCCTCACTTACGCTCGATGGCCAGGTTATTCCCGTCACTCTTGGTGTCGGCCAGGGCGTTCAGATCGTCAACGGGGTGATCAGTTCGGTCAGTTTCTCCACGCCGTCTATCAATGTGGCCGGAGTGCAGATCCAATCGACCTCCGGATTCGTTTGGAGCTCCAATTTCAGTCAATCCACGCTGGCCTATACGATTCAGGGCAGTTTCAATCTCAATGCGGACGGGCTGATCATCGGCCCGGTGACCGGAAATTTTAATTACACTCAAGACCCGACTACTGGGAACGGAGTCGTCACACTCGCCAGCAATACTTATACTTTCGCGAACACGCAAACTCTCGATAACGTCGTTTTCAATCCCGGCACATTGTCGGTGACTTACGACCCGGTTCAGAATCAATTCACTTTTTCCGGCACGGGCAATTACTTCGGCCAGGCGATCACCGTGGGAGGTGCTGGGAACCCGAGCATCTCACTGGTCAACGGCAATCTGCAGCTCAACGGATTCAATCCACCTCCTTTGGAGGACGTTCAGCTTCCTTCGCTGGGGGACATCAATATATCCGGGTTGAATCAGGTCGTTAATCCCGATCTGAGCGTCACGGTCACGGGCAGTACGACGTTGCAGGTCGGCAGTGCCACTTTCAGCCTGAATCTGGGGGGGGGCGGAACGACAGGGCTTACTTTCAGTGTATCGAACGGGCAGGCGCAAATTATCTCGCTCGGCGCGCAGTTAACCGGAAAGTTCACGGTGGGCAACCTGACGATCAACGTCGAAAGCCTGACCCTGGAATACGATGTGCCGTCGGACACCATCACGATCGACGGCACCGCCAATGCGACGTTCAAAGCCGCCTCACAGACGATCAAAGTTGAATTGCAGCTGGGCGAAGGAACGACTCCCGGCATCGTGCTTCAGAACGGCCAGCTGCAGAGCCTGGAAGCGAGTATCACCAGCGATTTCTCGCTGTTTGGCGTGAAAGTGCACATTAAAGATGCCGGAGTCGAATATGACAGTACCAATTCCTCCTTCGGGATTTTCGGTACGGTCATTTTGACGACAGCACCCAAGGGTGGCCATTCGGTACTCAATAATTTCGGCGTCAGCCTGGGTTCGGGACCCGACGATCCCGGCATCGAAATTGTGGACGGTTCTCTGCAGTCGCTGGATATCGAACTGGACGGCTCGATCGACTTGGACGGCGTTACGGCCACGTCGAAAGGCTTGACGCTCCAGTATGATTCCGCGGCGAGTACTCTGCAGATCACCGGTGGCCTTCAGGTCTCTCTAGCCAGCGGATTTACCGGTACGGTTTCACTGCCGGGTCAGGGTTTGCTGATTAATACCTCTGACGGCAGCGTACAGTTGCTTGGCCTGGAAATCAAGATTGCGGATCTGAAACTGGGCCCCATCGGAATCCAGGATCTGGAATTCGAATATGCCCAGGATAGCCAGGGGAATACGACGATTTCGGGAAGCGGCATGGTCAGTCTGCCCGGCGGAATCACCGTGGGTGGCTCTTTCGAAATCAGTAACGGGCAACTCAGCGAAATCGGCATCAGCTTCTCACGGACTCCCGGTATTCCGATCGGAGATTTCGGTTACATCACCAGCATCTCCGGGCAGGTCAGCGGGCTCAACGACCTGGCGGACGATTTTGAATTTGATGGCAGCGTGACGGGAACATTCGGCCCGAGCATCAAGATTTACAACAAGACCGAAGCCGCCGCCACTGTAACGGGCAGCATCAAAATCAATGCCAAGATGATGGAGATCGACGGCGATATCGAGTATCTGGGCGGCTTGTATGGAAAGGGCTCCGGAAAAGCGATCTTCTACTTCACCGGGCCCAACTTAATTAATATTTCGGGCAGCTCGACAATCATATCCATCCCGCCCTACGGCAGCGTGTTGACCGGTAACCTGGCATTCGATCTCGATAAGTCGGGCGACATCACCTTCAACGGCGGATTCAATGTGACCGTTCCGAGCAATATTCCGAAGATCGGCGGAAAGAGTCTCGGGACGCTGACGGTCTATCTGCAGATTCGGCCCGAACAATCGGCTTCCAACAGCTACGCGCAGTTCACTGCGAGTGTTACCGTGATCGTCAAGATCAGCGCTACCCTGAAGGTGGATCTCACCGGGGAAGTGCAGGGAAGTGTCTCGGCAGATCTGGGAATTTTCGGCACTTACAGCGCCGGGTTCAGCTTCTATCTGCCCGGCACGCGAACGGTTATTGTCGACGGAAGCGGGGCGCCTGTCACCTATCAAATCGCTCCGGATACTTCCCCGGCGAGCGATTCTCCGCCGACGCTAGCTTTAAGCGCTTCTCCCGAAAGCGGTTCGCCGGCGGCCGACATCGACTACACCGGGACTACCTCCTATCCCACCGACACCACCATCGATATCTACGCCGACACCAATTCGAGCGGTTACAACGGTCAGCTGATTGCTTCCGACCTTCCCTTCAAGGCGGGCCAGCAATCCTTCGAATGGGACGATTTCGCCGAATTCGCCTCGCAACCTTACGATCCGACCAAGCCGATTTATTTTTACGGCGTCATCAAAGACGGTACCAATCCGCCGGTATACACCGCTTATACATCGGGCATCATTCCACCCGATTACGATCCCACGGTCACCGTTCCGACGATTCAGAACACTTCGAGCAATACGCCGATCGAGTTTAGCTCAGCGTCGGGCAACGCCATTGTGGTCACCGATCCGATGGAGGAATTCGATAACAACGCTCAGGTACAGGTGATCGTTCACGCCAACAGCGGTTCGTTCCAGGTATCGAATTTCCAGGGCGATGTGACTCTCAGCGGCCAGGGCAGCAATGAACTAACACTGGTCGGTCCAGGTTTCGACGTCAGTCAGGAACTCGACGGCATGATTTATACACCGCAGCCGGGAGCGTTCTTCAAAGATTCCGTCCAGGTAGCCGTGTCGCGGTATCAGGGCGAGTTCACCACGCCGATAACCAGTAACTTTGGCGTTACTATCTATCCTTTGTCTCTAGTACTGGGCGATCCCAACGCGGGCAATCCGAACGACACCCAGACTCCTTCGCCCGCAACCAATGTTTCATATACCCTCGGTTCCGGTCCCGCTCCCTTGTTGGAACAACTCCAAGTGGAGGATGCCGAAGATGGAATGATTCGCGGCGCCAGCGTCTCAATCAGCAACTACGTTCAAGGCCAAGACTTTCTGATCTTGCCTTTGAAATTCCAGCAGCAGACGGGTATCACAGCCACTTTCAATATGGCCACCGGCGTTCTTTCGCTGAGCGGTACAGAACCGGTCAATATGTATCAGATTGCCCTCGACGACGTGCAGTACAACTCGAGCGGAACGCCGTCGAACGAGTCACTTGTGATCGCCCTCGGCGACGATTCTGGCAATCAGGCAAGCCTGACCGAGCCGATCGTCACCAAAGCCAATAATTCGCCCCCGGTTGTCGCGCCTTTGGGAATAGGCCTTCTCTACATGCAGGGCGATGCTCCTGCGGCCCTCGATCCGGGAATCACGGTTAGCAACCCTCAGGGCGGCCAGATCGTCGCGGCAGTGATCTCGTTCTATCCGGCCACTTATAACCCAGGGGAAGATGAACTCCTGTTCACGAATCAGAACGGAATCAGCGGTGCGTTCGATTCCGCGAAGGGCGTTCTCACTCTATCGGGCAACGCCACTGCGGCCGATTACACGGCGGCTTTGCAAAGCATCCAATATGTCGATCTTTCCGGTTCCGTCACGCCCGGGTTTCGGGAATTGACAGTCTCCGTCATTAATGACAATTCGACGAAGAATTTCGCGAATGCCACCGAGCGGTTGCAGGTGAGCAGCAGCGCTTCGGTCCCTCAGACCCCGGTAGTGACCCTGAGCACGGCCAACGTGACCGCTTCAACGCGAACCAACGCCGTCGTTCTGGACAAGGGATTAACGGTTTCTGATTCGGAAGCTGCAACGCTTCTCGGCGCCCATGTCGCCATTTCGGGGAATTACTCTCCGGGAGAAGATTCGCTGAACGCAACTCAGCTCTTCGGCGGTATTCAGGAGTCGTTCGACGTGAACACCGGAATCCTCACTCTTTCGGGGGAATCCTCCGTTTACGACTATCAGATAGCACTCGCCAGCGTGACTTTCACCGACCTGGTCCAGGCACGCAGCGGCCTGCCTCGGACGATCAGTTTCTCGGTTAACGACGGCTTAACTCCAAGTGCCAATGCTACCCTGACTCTAACGGTTCCCGTGATTCCGTATGTCACCACTGGCTTTGTGAATTTGCAGGTGACCGCGGGACGCACAGCGTTCGCGATCGATCCGACGGTGACGATAAACTATAGCGGCGCCACACTTTCGGGGGCAACGATATCCTTCCCGGGCGTTTACTTCTCCGATGAAGATCAATTGATCTTTACGAACCAGAATGGAATTACCGGGAACTTTGATTCCGCAACCGGCGTGCTGTCGTTATCTGGGACGGCGTCTATTGCGGATTACCAGACCGCATTACAGTCAATCGAGTACTACAATTCGCGAGTAAATCCGATAGCAGGAAGTCGCGAAGTGGACTTTAGCATCAGCGATGGCAGTGTAACCAGCCTGCCCGCCTACGTGGTGGTCGACGTGAATGCAGCCGATGTTCCTCCGACTCTGAGCGTTCCCCCCAATACACTTCAATTCGTGCAAAACGGTACTCCGTTGCCCGTGGCCCCCACGCTTTCAATCCAAGATCCCGATCCTGCTCTTCCGGATGGTTCCGGTCAACACACCATCTATAACGCTTCGGTTTCGATCGGTAATTATGTTCCAGGCGAAGATCTGCTGAGTTTCACTCCTTCGGGAGGCATTACCGGAACGTTCAATGCGACGCAAGGGATTCTGCAGCTTTCTGGAGCGGCGACAGAGGCCCAGTACGAGGCGGTTCTGGAGTCAGTTCAGTATCAAGACGTCAGTCCCGCTCCAGTTACGACCCCTCGAACGATTACTTTCTCGATCAACGATGGCATGGCCAGCGTGGACACTGTAAACGTTACGGTCGATGTCAAATCTCTTTTGATTCCGCCGACTCAGACGGCCGGCAGCATCAATCCTCTCAACTTATTGACCAACGCCGCACCAATCTCGCTGGGACTGGGCAGCTTGAATTTTGCAACTCCTTCCACGAAGGAACCGTATTTGATTTACACCGTAACCCAGGTTCCCGGCGCAATCGGTCAGGTTATGTTTTCGGACGGTACGGTGGCTGCGGCAGGTCAGACCTATACGCTGGCCCAGATTCAGTCCGCGAACTTTGAACCGAAGCTAAACGCGTCAGGCTCGGGGAATTTCACCTTCACGGTTGCCGGTTTTAATCCGATTCTGAATCAGCCCGACCCGACGGCTCTGACGCGCTCGGTTCCCATTACGGTAAGCGGGACGACCACCAAGACTTCCAACGAATTGTTCGTGGCCCAACTCTATCGCGATTTATTGAACCGCAATGGATCGCTGGCTGAACTGGATGGATGGGCGGTCCAATTGGATGCGGGAGTCGCTCCGTCGACTGTGGTCACCGGAATCGAAAGTTCGAAGGAATACCGCGCCGATCAAATCAACGCACTTTATGAATCCCTGCTCCACCGGTCCGTGGACGTGAGCGGCCAGACCTCGTATCTGGGTGACATGCAGAAAGGTGCTACGATCGAACAGATTCGAGTCGACATCGCTTCCTCTCCCGAATTTTACCGGACACAGGGGAATTCCAGTCCCACCGGTTTTGTGGAGGTGCTATACCAGGATATTCTGAATAGGACGGTTTCGACAACCGAAGCTGCAGGCTGGATACAGCAATTCACCAAAAATAACAATCGCGTTAGCGTGGTGGAGGGAATTGCCAATAGCTCGGAAGCTTTCCAAGATCGCACGCTACTGCTCTACCAGCAATTGCTCCGTCGGCAGCCCGAGCAATCCGGATTAACATCGAACGCCACCCAGATGGCCAAGACCGGGGAAGCGGCCGTCGTTGCGACGATGGCGGGCTCCGTTGAATATTATTCGCGATACACGGGCGGTCCCGATAGCGACCTGCGGTCCGACGCCAGCGGTAACTCGGCCAGCGTTTCGACCAATTCTTCCGCTACTTCCGATAGTTCGCAACCGCTTAATGAAGAAGGAAATGCGGCGACAACCACGGGCTTTGCCTCGGTTGGCATCGTCAACTTCAGTGGCCAGGGCGTCGGCGGCGGCACTTTGATCGCACCGCGATTCGTACTGACGGCCGCCCACGTCATTGATGGCCGCGATCCTTCGACTTTGACTTTTACAGTTGGAGGAGCGACTTACAACGTCGCGAAAGTATTCGAATATCCCGAATA